The proteins below are encoded in one region of Nitrospira sp.:
- a CDS encoding pyruvate kinase encodes MRKAKIICTLGPATSTPDVLVRLLDAGMDVARLNFSHGTHESHAQTITAVRQTGLRLGRNVAILQDLQGPRIRLGHLPSDGIRIDAGQRIRLRGGMLRSGGQHGFQSGRSIPDMAVPVTYPQLARDAKPGARVLIDDGLVELRVLSIDASDLLCAVVSGGVLRSHKGMNLPGTVVSAPAVTDKDREDLAFGIEQGVDYVALSFVRGPEDIETARTAIRDRGGSQPIIAKIERAEAIEKLDSVIDAADGVMVARGDLGVEMGPETVPILQKRIIEAANRVGRVVITATQMLESMTHHPSPTRAEASDVANAVFDGTDAVMLSGETAVGEYPIESVAVMNRLVQAAEEAAPLRFQRETDRVSLADRISEAICRAASSSAAVIQARAIVALTESGRTARLLSKERPRVPIVALTPTETVRRRLAMLWGVQAGCFPVMEQNDDRVRRIDAYLKMHGLAEAGDRIVMVSGVMAGQPGGTNVMKLYEVG; translated from the coding sequence ATGCGCAAAGCCAAGATCATCTGCACGCTTGGGCCAGCCACTTCCACTCCGGACGTGCTCGTTCGGCTGTTGGACGCCGGGATGGACGTGGCGCGGCTGAATTTTTCTCATGGCACGCACGAGAGTCACGCGCAGACGATCACCGCGGTGCGCCAGACAGGGCTGCGGCTGGGTCGGAACGTGGCCATTCTCCAGGATCTCCAAGGACCACGCATTCGGCTCGGGCATCTTCCTTCCGACGGTATCCGGATCGACGCAGGCCAGCGGATCAGGCTGCGCGGTGGCATGCTCCGCTCTGGTGGACAGCATGGCTTTCAAAGTGGGCGATCGATTCCGGACATGGCCGTTCCGGTCACCTATCCCCAATTGGCGCGGGATGCCAAGCCGGGCGCGCGGGTCTTGATCGATGATGGCCTCGTCGAGCTTCGGGTGCTTTCGATCGATGCATCGGACCTGCTCTGTGCCGTCGTAAGCGGCGGGGTGCTGCGATCACACAAAGGTATGAACTTACCTGGAACGGTCGTCAGCGCGCCGGCTGTGACCGACAAGGATCGCGAGGACCTTGCGTTTGGAATTGAACAGGGCGTGGACTATGTGGCGTTGTCGTTTGTCAGAGGGCCGGAAGACATCGAGACGGCACGCACGGCGATTCGAGATCGCGGCGGCAGCCAGCCCATTATTGCCAAGATCGAACGGGCCGAAGCGATCGAAAAACTCGACAGCGTGATCGATGCGGCGGATGGAGTGATGGTCGCGCGCGGTGATTTGGGGGTCGAGATGGGACCGGAGACGGTGCCGATCCTTCAGAAACGGATTATCGAGGCAGCCAATCGGGTTGGGCGAGTCGTGATCACCGCGACGCAGATGTTGGAATCCATGACACACCATCCCAGTCCTACACGGGCGGAAGCCTCCGATGTCGCCAACGCGGTATTCGACGGCACGGATGCCGTCATGTTGTCGGGGGAGACGGCTGTAGGGGAGTATCCTATCGAATCGGTGGCTGTCATGAATAGGCTCGTGCAGGCCGCCGAGGAGGCCGCACCACTGCGCTTTCAACGCGAGACGGATCGTGTCTCCCTTGCCGACCGCATCTCGGAAGCGATTTGCCGTGCCGCCTCTTCGTCCGCCGCTGTCATCCAGGCACGCGCCATCGTCGCGTTGACGGAATCCGGGCGGACGGCGCGGCTCTTGTCAAAGGAACGACCCCGCGTCCCGATCGTCGCGCTGACTCCGACCGAAACGGTTCGGCGGCGCTTGGCAATGCTCTGGGGGGTGCAAGCTGGATGTTTCCCAGTGATGGAGCAGAACGACGACCGAGTTCGGCGTATCGATGCGTACTTAAAGATGCACGGTCTGGCCGAAGCAGGGGATCGAATCGTCATGGTGTCGGGTGTCATGGCGGGGCAACCAGGCGGGACCAATGTGATGAAGCTCTACGAGGTGGGATGA
- a CDS encoding SAM-dependent methyltransferase, which translates to MSLFYRFQYLVGMTPWERMPSLPIGEQAVALLDREESGREPPFGRTLDLGCGTGFWSVRLAQRGWEVTGIDIVPKAVRLARECARKAGVEGLFVEGSIAALSAAGIGSRFRLILDFGVVHGLPPDHVRAVSREVTTVATEDATLLMYAFSPGRRGPLPRGISREEIEQTYGGWTITDEEAFELAGAPRFVQKAHPRFYCLRRRRS; encoded by the coding sequence ATGAGCCTGTTCTACAGATTTCAGTATCTGGTTGGCATGACGCCGTGGGAGCGGATGCCGTCACTTCCTATAGGCGAACAGGCCGTCGCGCTCCTTGACCGGGAGGAGAGCGGACGAGAACCGCCCTTCGGGCGCACGCTCGATCTCGGATGCGGTACGGGCTTCTGGTCGGTTCGCCTGGCCCAACGCGGGTGGGAGGTAACCGGCATCGACATCGTGCCGAAGGCGGTGCGCCTCGCTCGCGAATGCGCGCGCAAAGCAGGCGTGGAGGGTCTATTCGTCGAAGGGAGCATCGCGGCTCTCTCGGCCGCAGGCATCGGCTCGAGGTTTCGCCTCATCCTGGACTTTGGCGTCGTACATGGCCTTCCGCCCGATCATGTGCGGGCGGTCAGCCGTGAAGTCACGACGGTGGCCACCGAGGACGCTACGCTGCTGATGTACGCGTTCTCGCCAGGTCGCAGAGGACCCCTGCCGCGAGGGATCAGTCGGGAAGAGATCGAACAAACTTATGGGGGATGGACGATCACCGACGAGGAAGCCTTCGAGTTGGCCGGAGCCCCCCGTTTTGTACAGAAAGCGCACCCGCGCTTTTACTGCCTTCGCCGCAGACGATCGTGA
- a CDS encoding peptidase M16 has product MTHSFRNRVRATTRPGPSAIGFMTLLICLLSPLFFNIDRAPADMSALKDRVIEHKLKNGLKLLMVERHHAPVVSINVTFGVGGVNEVTGQTGVAHLYEHMAFKGTRRLGTTNFDKERPLLQQLDKVNTELERARGRLQAAVETGEPEDPAVRAKAEELERRFAKLQAKAGEYVVENEIPLLYQRHGGVGMNASTGKDVTRYVVSLPANRLPLWAAIEADRMAHPVMREFYKERAVVMEERRLRTDDSPAGLLYEALASAAFQAHPYHFPTIGWGADIQSLTPAVTEQFFKTYYGPNNAVIAIVGDINPGEVIKLVESTFGKIPPSPIPPPVFTAEPEQRGERRVEIEFDAEPGVLIGFHKPGIGHPDDYVFDVIDSILTDGVTSRLHERLVRDTKVAVSVDSDTGFPGARTPTLFVVSAAPRAPHTTAEVETEVYRELERLQTEPVTQRELEKVINNLDAGLTRSLRSSSRLAGSLAYYQTVVGDWQYLIKGRDRIAAVTAEDVQRVAKRYFTKQNRTVVTLVKRADQNKMALTTDAGREEGRP; this is encoded by the coding sequence ATGACACACAGCTTCAGGAATAGGGTGAGGGCAACCACAAGGCCCGGACCGTCCGCGATCGGGTTCATGACACTTCTCATTTGTCTACTGTCCCCCTTGTTCTTCAACATCGACCGCGCCCCTGCCGACATGTCGGCGCTGAAAGATCGCGTGATCGAACACAAGTTGAAGAACGGGCTTAAGCTCCTGATGGTTGAGCGGCATCATGCCCCGGTGGTCTCCATCAACGTGACGTTCGGAGTCGGCGGCGTCAACGAGGTCACCGGGCAAACCGGTGTCGCGCACCTGTATGAGCACATGGCGTTCAAAGGAACGCGACGGCTGGGGACGACGAATTTCGACAAAGAACGGCCCTTGCTGCAGCAACTCGACAAGGTCAACACCGAATTGGAACGGGCGCGAGGCCGATTGCAGGCTGCTGTCGAGACGGGTGAGCCGGAGGATCCTGCCGTCCGTGCGAAAGCCGAAGAATTGGAACGACGATTTGCAAAGCTCCAAGCCAAAGCCGGGGAATACGTGGTCGAAAATGAGATTCCTCTCCTGTACCAGCGACATGGAGGGGTGGGGATGAACGCGTCCACAGGGAAGGACGTGACACGCTACGTGGTCAGTCTACCGGCGAATCGGCTTCCCCTATGGGCGGCGATCGAGGCGGACCGGATGGCTCACCCTGTCATGCGGGAGTTTTATAAGGAGCGTGCGGTGGTGATGGAAGAGCGCCGGTTACGGACGGACGACAGCCCGGCCGGGTTGCTGTACGAGGCGTTGGCATCGGCGGCCTTTCAGGCGCATCCCTACCACTTCCCGACGATTGGATGGGGAGCGGACATTCAAAGTCTTACGCCCGCCGTGACGGAGCAGTTCTTCAAGACCTATTACGGTCCCAACAACGCGGTCATCGCCATAGTCGGGGACATCAATCCAGGCGAAGTCATCAAGCTCGTGGAAAGCACCTTTGGGAAGATTCCACCCTCCCCCATTCCCCCGCCCGTGTTTACGGCGGAGCCGGAACAGCGGGGCGAGCGGCGAGTCGAGATCGAGTTCGATGCGGAGCCGGGCGTACTGATCGGATTCCACAAGCCGGGAATCGGCCATCCCGACGACTATGTGTTCGACGTCATCGACTCAATTCTGACGGATGGGGTCACATCGCGACTCCATGAGCGGCTTGTCCGGGATACCAAGGTTGCCGTGTCGGTCGACTCTGATACCGGTTTCCCGGGTGCAAGAACTCCCACGCTCTTCGTTGTGAGTGCGGCTCCCCGCGCCCCGCACACGACGGCCGAGGTGGAGACCGAGGTCTATCGAGAACTCGAACGCCTTCAGACGGAACCGGTTACCCAACGGGAGTTGGAGAAGGTGATCAACAATCTGGATGCAGGGCTGACCCGCTCGCTCAGGTCGAGCAGCCGTCTCGCGGGCTCGCTGGCGTATTATCAAACGGTGGTCGGCGATTGGCAGTACCTCATCAAGGGACGCGACCGTATCGCCGCGGTGACGGCGGAAGACGTGCAGCGTGTGGCGAAACGCTACTTCACAAAGCAGAATCGCA
- the gph gene encoding phosphoglycolate phosphatase: MATPIDLLIFDLDGTLIESKWDIAFSVNLTLKEMGLPERPQEEIFGFVGDGVKKLLRLAVGEMDEARYAEALRIFRGHYLEHCLDRTTYYPGVDAVLSHFDRKLKAVATNKSLEYTKVILKGLGDHHYAHVVGGDNGFGLKPEPGMLLHILDQLEVDKERAVLIGDSTNDINGGHNAGIRVCAVGYGMGNRDRMRACRPEWFIERPEDLMEIFT, translated from the coding sequence ATGGCAACACCGATCGATCTCCTGATCTTCGATCTGGACGGCACCCTGATCGAATCGAAATGGGACATCGCCTTCTCCGTCAATCTGACGTTGAAGGAGATGGGTTTGCCCGAGCGTCCTCAAGAGGAGATTTTCGGCTTCGTCGGCGACGGGGTGAAAAAGCTTCTGCGATTGGCCGTTGGTGAGATGGACGAAGCGCGCTATGCGGAGGCATTGCGCATATTCCGCGGCCACTACCTCGAGCATTGCCTCGACCGTACCACCTACTATCCTGGCGTGGATGCAGTCTTGTCGCATTTCGATCGCAAGCTCAAGGCGGTCGCGACCAACAAATCGCTGGAATACACCAAGGTGATCCTCAAAGGGCTCGGGGACCACCACTACGCGCACGTGGTCGGCGGGGATAATGGGTTCGGGTTAAAGCCCGAGCCGGGCATGCTCTTGCATATCCTTGACCAGCTCGAGGTGGACAAGGAACGGGCCGTGCTGATCGGTGACAGCACCAACGATATCAATGGCGGACACAATGCGGGGATCCGTGTCTGTGCCGTCGGGTACGGGATGGGAAATCGCGATCGTATGCGTGCCTGTCGGCCCGAGTGGTTTATCGAACGTCCGGAGGATCTGATGGAGATATTCACATGA
- a CDS encoding glyoxalase, producing MVTHFDHMTIVVRDVEAAKRFFGLLGFEHERSVVISGDVFARYMGVPGIAAEHVTLVLAGAVPRCEVQLLGYQSPDAVANPLVEDLRTVGFNHICFMVENLDRELIRLRAAGVETRNDLLDFHGRKLVFLRGPEGITVELSERHEAAANPTETWPS from the coding sequence ATGGTGACGCACTTTGATCACATGACCATTGTCGTTCGCGATGTTGAGGCTGCAAAGCGATTTTTTGGTCTGCTTGGATTCGAGCACGAGCGGTCCGTGGTCATCTCCGGAGACGTCTTCGCACGCTATATGGGAGTCCCCGGCATTGCCGCCGAACATGTCACCTTGGTGCTCGCCGGTGCCGTCCCTCGCTGTGAAGTGCAGTTGCTCGGCTATCAATCACCGGATGCTGTGGCCAATCCCTTGGTCGAAGATCTGAGAACGGTGGGCTTTAACCACATCTGTTTTATGGTTGAGAACCTTGACCGAGAACTGATCCGCTTGCGCGCCGCGGGTGTCGAGACGCGCAATGATCTGCTCGACTTCCATGGGCGAAAACTCGTGTTTCTTCGAGGGCCGGAAGGGATCACCGTTGAACTCTCGGAGCGCCATGAAGCGGCCGCGAATCCGACTGAGACGTGGCCGTCGTGA
- a CDS encoding tol-pal system-associated acyl-CoA thioesterase, which produces MPWPHRFDLRIYYEDTDCGGVVYYANYLKYFERARTHCLEARGVAVSAQLQEGTQFVVVHAELDCRSPARYGDVLTIETTLPEVTRATLTFAHVIREQQSGRIVVEGAARLAATDLSGKVKRLAPDVVARLRMQQ; this is translated from the coding sequence ATGCCGTGGCCGCACCGATTTGACCTCCGCATCTATTATGAGGACACGGATTGCGGCGGCGTGGTCTATTATGCCAACTACTTGAAATATTTTGAACGAGCCCGGACTCATTGCCTTGAAGCGCGCGGAGTTGCCGTGTCCGCGCAATTGCAGGAAGGCACCCAGTTCGTCGTCGTCCATGCCGAACTCGATTGCCGTTCGCCGGCACGGTATGGGGATGTGTTGACGATCGAGACGACGTTGCCGGAAGTGACGCGGGCGACTCTGACATTTGCGCATGTGATTCGCGAGCAGCAGAGCGGCCGCATCGTGGTCGAAGGCGCAGCCAGGTTGGCCGCGACTGACCTCTCCGGCAAGGTGAAACGATTGGCCCCGGACGTGGTGGCGCGATTGCGGATGCAACAATAG
- a CDS encoding UPF0145 protein, with amino-acid sequence MKMLISTQDVIEDYHITETLGLVYGNTIRSRHVGNDILAGLKSIVGGEISEYTKMMAESREQAIDRMVKQARVLGADAIVGMRFTTAAVMQGSAEILAFGTAVKLAKK; translated from the coding sequence ATGAAAATGTTGATCTCAACCCAGGATGTGATCGAAGACTATCACATCACGGAAACGCTCGGGCTGGTCTACGGCAATACGATTCGATCCCGTCACGTTGGAAACGACATTTTGGCTGGACTGAAGTCGATCGTGGGAGGAGAGATCTCGGAATATACAAAAATGATGGCAGAATCCCGCGAGCAGGCCATAGACCGGATGGTAAAGCAGGCGCGGGTGTTGGGGGCGGACGCCATCGTGGGTATGCGGTTTACCACTGCAGCCGTGATGCAAGGGTCTGCGGAAATTCTCGCCTTCGGCACTGCCGTGAAGCTGGCAAAGAAGTAA
- a CDS encoding alpha/beta hydrolase produces MTETMRLSDGRALTYDIFGDPEGTPVIFSHGFSDSHLIRHPDDSLTASLGVRWIAADQPGVGGSTPMKGRKMVDWGPDMEQLADHLGLEAFNVAGHSGGGPHALSIAYHLPDRVSKIVLASPVAPFDMKDVTSMLVIKDLKAIAKLRHLHFLVRWVMKAVAKKINKNIVSYVESIVDELPNEAQTILRNPAQQALFEDNFRQGYAQNEEGVYEMTLALWDWGFQPGDIRQSVEIFYGNEDGIISPQMSLYFSEQLHLARTHEWEGANHYSFVDKDRWIEFVTAAGEPPLQH; encoded by the coding sequence ATGACTGAAACCATGAGACTCTCCGATGGACGCGCGTTGACGTACGACATCTTCGGCGATCCAGAGGGTACGCCTGTGATCTTCAGCCACGGATTCTCGGATTCGCACCTGATTCGTCACCCCGACGACTCGCTCACCGCTTCGCTAGGAGTTCGCTGGATCGCCGCCGACCAGCCCGGCGTCGGCGGGTCGACGCCGATGAAAGGTCGCAAGATGGTCGATTGGGGACCCGACATGGAACAACTTGCCGACCACCTTGGCCTCGAGGCGTTCAACGTTGCCGGACACTCAGGGGGCGGCCCTCATGCGCTGTCGATCGCCTACCATTTGCCTGATCGAGTCTCGAAAATCGTGCTCGCCTCCCCTGTCGCCCCGTTCGACATGAAGGACGTGACATCGATGCTGGTGATAAAAGACCTCAAGGCGATCGCGAAGCTCCGACACCTCCACTTCCTCGTCCGATGGGTGATGAAGGCGGTTGCCAAAAAGATCAACAAGAACATCGTCTCGTATGTGGAGTCCATCGTCGACGAGCTTCCCAACGAGGCGCAGACGATCCTTCGCAATCCCGCGCAGCAGGCGCTCTTCGAAGACAATTTCCGGCAGGGCTACGCACAGAATGAAGAAGGGGTCTATGAAATGACCCTTGCGCTGTGGGACTGGGGCTTCCAGCCTGGCGACATCCGACAGTCGGTCGAGATCTTCTACGGTAACGAGGACGGGATCATTTCACCGCAAATGTCGCTCTACTTCTCCGAGCAACTTCACTTGGCCAGGACACACGAATGGGAGGGCGCCAACCATTACAGTTTTGTCGACAAGGATCGCTGGATCGAGTTCGTCACAGCCGCGGGGGAGCCGCCACTACAGCATTAA
- a CDS encoding polysaccharide deacetylase produces MILLYHRIAEGGSDPWGLSVSPADFAEHLSVLSRFGTPMGLQEFLRQRRDSNARGRAIVVTIDDGFANNLLQAKPILHKYGIPATVFVTAGMIGRPGEFWWDELERHLLNPGTLPSDLTLTIGGQRYHWALEESAIYQECDFRTHFGWRAWHTTCPSKRHALYQTLYALLFRLEESARQAVLDELAEWAGGITRSARESHRLLTHDELARMIDGGAVEVGAHSLTHTALGALSPGQQWREIQEGKALLEDTIRKPVASFAFPFGRARDYSRETLALVRAAGFTCACTTIEDRVEAGADPFELPRFTVHPKDRLQFSAWMEGLLEQ; encoded by the coding sequence GTGATCTTGCTCTACCATCGCATCGCCGAGGGCGGGTCGGACCCATGGGGTCTTTCCGTTTCGCCGGCCGATTTTGCGGAGCATCTCAGTGTCCTGAGCCGGTTCGGGACCCCGATGGGGCTGCAGGAATTTCTGAGGCAACGAAGGGACTCCAACGCTCGGGGCCGGGCCATCGTCGTCACCATCGACGACGGATTTGCCAATAACCTGCTGCAGGCGAAGCCGATACTCCACAAGTATGGTATCCCGGCGACGGTCTTCGTGACGGCCGGCATGATCGGGCGACCCGGAGAGTTTTGGTGGGACGAGCTCGAACGGCACTTGCTGAATCCTGGAACGCTGCCCTCCGACCTGACGCTCACGATAGGCGGGCAGCGGTATCACTGGGCGTTGGAGGAGTCGGCGATCTATCAAGAATGTGACTTTCGCACTCATTTCGGCTGGCGCGCGTGGCATACCACCTGTCCGTCGAAGCGGCATGCGCTCTATCAAACTCTGTACGCTCTGTTATTTCGTCTTGAGGAGTCGGCTCGTCAGGCCGTTCTCGACGAGCTCGCGGAATGGGCCGGAGGAATAACGCGTAGCGCGCGTGAATCGCATCGGCTGCTCACGCACGACGAGTTGGCACGAATGATCGATGGCGGCGCGGTCGAGGTGGGCGCGCATTCATTGACCCATACCGCTCTCGGTGCGCTCAGCCCTGGACAGCAATGGAGAGAAATTCAAGAGGGCAAAGCGCTGCTCGAGGATACCATCCGCAAGCCCGTCGCAAGCTTTGCCTTTCCCTTTGGCCGAGCGCGCGACTATAGCCGGGAAACGCTGGCACTCGTCCGGGCCGCGGGTTTTACCTGCGCCTGCACGACCATCGAGGATAGGGTCGAGGCCGGTGCCGATCCGTTCGAGTTGCCGCGCTTCACCGTCCATCCGAAGGATCGTCTGCAGTTTTCGGCATGGATGGAAGGGCTCTTGGAGCAATGA
- the hemL gene encoding glutamate-1-semialdehyde 2,1-aminomutase → MKTTRSQKLFEASQRVIPGGVNSPVRAFRGVGGIPRFIARAKGPRLHDVDGNVYLDYVLSWGPMILGHAPAPVIQAIRRAAVNGTSFGAPTELELTLASMLRDAIPSMQKVRLVSSGTEAVMSAIRVARGFTGRNTILKFEGCYHGHSDYLLAKAGSGLATLGIPDCPGVPADFAKYTVTAPYNDLRATKQLIERHARDLACVIVEPVAGNMNVVPPSPEFLHALREWTRAHDALLIFDEVITGFRVHYGGAQTLYDVAPDLTILGKIIGGGLPVGAYGGRAEIMDLVAPAGPVYQAGTLSGNPLAVTAGIETLKQLKKKGVYRQLDRQADALAQGLGAAARKAGVDLYQTRVGSMMGAFFAKGPVVDWSTAKSADTQRYGKFFHAMLEHGVYLAPSQFEAAFVSTAHTAADIAATLKAAAKAFATL, encoded by the coding sequence ATGAAGACCACACGATCCCAAAAGCTATTCGAAGCGTCACAACGAGTGATTCCCGGCGGGGTTAACAGCCCCGTGCGAGCCTTTCGTGGCGTCGGCGGGATTCCCCGCTTTATCGCACGAGCCAAAGGCCCTCGGTTACACGACGTCGACGGCAATGTCTACCTCGACTATGTTCTGTCGTGGGGACCGATGATCCTGGGCCACGCTCCGGCTCCTGTCATCCAAGCGATCCGACGCGCGGCTGTCAACGGCACCAGTTTCGGAGCACCCACCGAATTGGAATTGACCCTCGCGAGCATGCTTCGCGACGCGATTCCCTCGATGCAAAAGGTCCGATTGGTCAGCTCGGGTACCGAGGCCGTCATGAGCGCGATTCGGGTGGCTCGCGGCTTCACGGGGCGGAATACGATTCTCAAATTCGAAGGTTGCTATCACGGACACAGCGATTATCTGCTGGCGAAAGCCGGGTCTGGCTTGGCGACTCTTGGAATACCGGACTGCCCCGGGGTGCCAGCCGATTTCGCGAAGTACACGGTAACCGCTCCCTACAATGATCTCCGGGCCACGAAGCAACTGATCGAGCGGCACGCGCGTGATCTTGCGTGCGTGATCGTCGAGCCGGTGGCCGGGAACATGAATGTCGTGCCGCCATCGCCGGAATTCCTCCACGCCTTGCGCGAATGGACGCGTGCCCATGATGCGTTGCTGATCTTCGACGAGGTCATCACCGGGTTTCGTGTGCACTACGGGGGCGCGCAGACCCTTTATGACGTCGCACCGGACCTGACCATCCTTGGGAAAATCATCGGCGGGGGCCTTCCGGTCGGCGCGTACGGAGGCCGGGCGGAGATCATGGATTTGGTCGCGCCCGCAGGACCGGTTTACCAGGCCGGTACACTCTCGGGAAATCCATTGGCCGTCACGGCCGGGATCGAAACGTTGAAGCAACTCAAGAAGAAGGGCGTCTACCGTCAACTCGATCGGCAGGCGGACGCGTTGGCCCAAGGTCTGGGCGCAGCTGCCAGGAAGGCCGGGGTGGATCTGTATCAGACACGCGTCGGCTCGATGATGGGAGCCTTTTTTGCAAAAGGACCGGTCGTGGATTGGTCCACCGCGAAGTCAGCCGACACACAACGCTACGGGAAGTTCTTCCATGCCATGCTCGAACACGGCGTCTATCTCGCTCCGTCTCAGTTCGAGGCCGCGTTTGTGTCGACCGCTCATACGGCGGCCGACATTGCCGCAACACTCAAGGCAGCCGCCAAGGCATTCGCAACTCTCTAG
- a CDS encoding DeoR family transcriptional regulator, with product MESRDLTQKQQAMVEIWERHLAAEFKEKSIDATMATMAPDPVVNHVPVMTGGVGSGQVRHFYSTYFLPSHPPDTESAPVARTVGDDRIVDELIHRFTHTIEMPWILPGIPPTGKRVEIPVIVVVQFEDGKIAGERIYWDQASVLAQVGLIEAEQLPVTGIEASRKVVDPAQEPSNNLIKRTSR from the coding sequence ATGGAGAGTCGTGATCTTACGCAGAAACAGCAGGCAATGGTGGAGATATGGGAGCGGCACCTAGCCGCCGAGTTCAAGGAGAAGAGTATCGATGCCACGATGGCGACGATGGCGCCGGATCCCGTCGTCAATCATGTCCCTGTCATGACCGGCGGCGTCGGCTCCGGTCAGGTTCGCCACTTCTACAGCACGTATTTCCTCCCGAGTCATCCACCGGATACCGAATCCGCCCCGGTCGCTCGCACAGTCGGAGACGACCGGATCGTGGACGAACTGATTCACAGGTTTACCCACACGATCGAGATGCCGTGGATCCTCCCCGGCATACCGCCGACAGGTAAACGAGTCGAAATTCCTGTCATCGTGGTTGTGCAATTTGAAGACGGCAAGATCGCCGGGGAGCGTATCTACTGGGACCAAGCCTCCGTCCTCGCGCAGGTCGGGCTGATCGAGGCAGAGCAATTGCCCGTGACGGGGATCGAGGCATCCCGCAAAGTCGTCGATCCTGCGCAGGAGCCATCCAACAACTTGATTAAGAGGACAAGCCGATAA
- a CDS encoding ABC transporter yields MDVWSLKDVSFQVQPGEVVGIVGRNGAGKSTLLKLLSRIIDPTAGRAVLQGRVGTLLEVGTGFHPELTGQDNIYLSGILLGMTKQEIDARFDHIVAFSGIGAYVDTPVKRYSSGMFVRLAFSVGAHLEPEILIVDEVLAVGDFEFQSKCLQAMQDIGAHGRTVLFVSHDLSAVSRLCPRSILLDSGRLLVDGPTTEVLSTYLHAGTLPPGAMEWREREIAPGNEYARVRAVRVRDRFGAIARIVEIRDAFTIELEYEVLQPGFKLAPHVGVTTERGEQLFLAYEVNQPWDGLARAAGRYTSRAVVPGNLLTEGTYFLGAFCYAYETKEVNIEVPEAVVFQVVDRQQPGGARGYMRGRIPGSIRPLLQWNCQVEPLVGPAGEVLSVEEGSSRR; encoded by the coding sequence ATGGACGTGTGGTCGCTCAAGGACGTGTCGTTTCAGGTTCAGCCGGGCGAGGTCGTCGGCATCGTCGGTAGGAACGGGGCTGGGAAAAGCACGCTGCTGAAACTTCTCTCTCGCATCATCGATCCCACGGCCGGTCGAGCCGTGCTGCAGGGGCGTGTCGGTACCCTCCTCGAGGTCGGCACGGGCTTTCATCCGGAGTTGACGGGCCAAGACAATATTTACCTGAGTGGAATCCTCCTCGGCATGACGAAGCAGGAGATCGATGCACGGTTCGACCACATCGTCGCGTTCTCAGGGATCGGGGCCTACGTCGATACCCCGGTGAAGCGCTATTCAAGCGGCATGTTCGTGCGACTTGCATTCTCCGTCGGGGCGCACCTCGAACCGGAGATTCTCATCGTGGACGAAGTACTCGCCGTCGGCGATTTTGAATTTCAAAGCAAATGCCTGCAGGCAATGCAGGACATTGGGGCACACGGCCGCACCGTGCTGTTCGTGTCGCACGACCTGTCGGCTGTCTCGCGACTGTGCCCCCGATCGATTCTGCTGGATAGCGGGCGCCTGCTGGTGGACGGGCCGACCACGGAGGTGCTCAGCACCTATCTCCATGCGGGAACGCTTCCTCCCGGCGCGATGGAATGGCGCGAACGTGAGATCGCCCCCGGCAATGAATACGCGCGCGTCCGTGCCGTCCGTGTACGAGACCGATTCGGGGCCATTGCGCGGATCGTCGAAATTCGCGATGCCTTTACGATCGAACTTGAGTACGAGGTGCTGCAACCGGGGTTCAAGCTCGCCCCGCACGTCGGCGTGACGACGGAGAGAGGCGAGCAGTTATTTCTCGCGTATGAAGTCAATCAACCGTGGGACGGCTTGGCGCGAGCCGCGGGGCGGTACACCAGCCGCGCGGTGGTTCCCGGAAATCTTCTCACCGAAGGGACGTACTTCCTCGGCGCGTTTTGTTACGCCTACGAGACGAAAGAGGTGAACATCGAGGTGCCCGAGGCGGTCGTGTTTCAGGTGGTCGATCGTCAGCAACCCGGAGGAGCGCGTGGCTACATGCGCGGCCGAATTCCGGGGTCGATTCGGCCCTTGTTGCAGTGGAATTGCCAGGTCGAGCCGCTGGTCGGCCCAGCAGGAGAAGTGTTGTCTGTGGAAGAAGGGAGTTCGCGACGATGA
- a CDS encoding tautomerase translates to MPYVNVQITKGATREQKAEIVKDITDSLARVLGKRPEHTHIVIQEIDEADWGFAGMLTDDWKRTHERKETT, encoded by the coding sequence ATGCCGTATGTGAATGTCCAGATCACCAAGGGCGCCACGCGCGAGCAGAAAGCAGAGATCGTGAAGGACATCACCGACTCTCTCGCTCGCGTGCTTGGCAAGAGGCCGGAGCACACTCATATTGTGATTCAAGAGATTGACGAAGCCGATTGGGGGTTCGCTGGCATGCTCACAGACGACTGGAAGAGAACACACGAACGCAAGGAGACCACCTAA